Proteins encoded by one window of Puntigrus tetrazona isolate hp1 chromosome 25, ASM1883169v1, whole genome shotgun sequence:
- the cdkn1bb gene encoding cyclin-dependent kinase inhibitor 1Bb: protein MSNVRLSNGSPTLERMEARPSDQPKPSACRNLFGPVDHEELNRDFQRHLKAMEDASSDAWDFDFSAHTPRTGGRYQWEALDIRSVPGFYSRSERGRGSELHASSPGNNNDNNVDVNGNHDCRVTEPSAETPEKDREQRKRGSCLDSSRQSKRSHLCADEATRTPRKPRKPRKHPGPTPT from the exons ATGTCCAACGTTCGCTTGTCTAACGGCAGCCCGACGCTGGAACGGATGGAGGCGCGACCGTCAGACCAGCCCAAGCCGTCGGCGTGTCGGAACCTGTTCGGTCCGGTGGATCACGAAGAGCTAAACCGGGACTTCCAGCGGCACCTGAAGGCGATGGAGGACGCGTCGTCGGACGCGTGGGACTTCGACTTCTCCGCGCACACGCCGCGCACCGGCGGCAGATACCAGTGGGAAGCGCTGGATATCCGCTCGGTGCCCGGTTTCTACAGCAGGTCGGAGCGGGGCAGGGGCTCCGAGCTCCACGCGAGCTCCCCCGGGAATAATAACGACAACAACGTGGATGTTAACGGCAATCACGACTGTCGGGTAACGGAGCCGAGCGCGGAGACGCCCGAGAAAGACCGAGAGCAGCGGAAAAGAGGCTCCTGTCTCG ACTCGTCGCGTCAAAGCAAGCGCTCGCACCTCTGCGCGGACGAAGCGACCCGGACGCCCCGGAAGCCCCGGAAGCCCAGGAAGCACCCCGGGCCGACCCCCACATGA